Within the Paenibacillus pabuli genome, the region GCCGAATGAAATTCGGACAGCAAGTTCGGGAAGACGGGCCGCAGAGCCATCTGAAAAAGAGCGGGACACCAACGATGGGCGGGGTTGTCATCCTGCTCGCGTTTACATTAGCCTTTTTGAAGTTTTCAGCAGTCAAGAATACGGATTTTTACGTCCTACTCGTGGCTACGCTCGGTTTTGGACTGATCGGCTTCCTGGATGACTACATCAAGATTGTATTCAAACGTTCATTGGGACTGACCGCCAGACAAAAAATGCTGGGGCAGCTGTTTTTCAGTGCAGTGATGTGTTTCCTGCTCATCCAGAACGGACACAGCACAGCGATTTCTATTCCCGGAACATCGGTCTCCTTCGACTGGACGGGATGGTTCTATTATCCGTTTGTGGTGTTCATGATGCTTGCCATCACAAATGCCGTTAACTTTACGGATGGATTGGATGGTTTGCTATCCGGAATCAGCGCTATTGCGTTTGGTGCATTTGCAATCGTAGCGATGCAGGCAACGTCTATGCCAGCAGCGGTATGTGCGGCAGCCATGATTGGTGCCGTGCTTGGTTTTCTTGTATACAATGCGCACCCGGCCAAAGTGTTTATGGGAGATACGGGCTCGCTCGGCATTGGTGGTGCTATTGGTGCCGTTGCCATTGTGACAAAAACAGAGCTTCTTTTTGTAATCATTGGTGGTGTATTCGTCATCGAGATTTTATCCGTTATTATTCAAGTGGTATCGTTCAAGACCCGGGGCAAGCGTGTGTTCAAAATGAGTCCTATTCACCACCACTTTGAATTAAGCGGATGGTCGGAATGGCGGGTTGTTATTACTTTTTGGGCAGTTGGTGCTATTCTTGCTGCGCTCGGACTTTATCTCAACAAGGGGTTGTAAATCATGAACCATCCTGAATCATATCGCGGTCAACAGGTTGTTGTGCTCGGACTGGCAAAAAGCGGCGTGCAGGTTGCCAAAGTGCTGCACCGTGCGGGAGCGAAAGTCACAGTTAATGATAAAAAAGAGAGGGAACAATGTCCCGAAGCATCCGAATTGGAGGCTTTGGGAATTTCTGTTGTATGCGGGGGACATCCCGATGATCTGATTCATGCGGGCGTGAAGCTCGTGGTCAAAAACCCGGGCATTCCTTATCAGGCGCCTCCAGTACAGCAGGCCCTTTCACTCGGAATTGAGGTTGTAACGGAAGTGGAAGTGGCTTACCATCTCTGTGCTGCACCGATGATTGGGATTACGGGTTCCAACGGGAAAACAACGACAACCACATGGGTTGGCAAAATGCTGGAACATGCAGGCTTGAAGCCGATTGTTGCCGGTAATATTGGTACTCCACTCAGTGAGGCAGCGGAACAGGCGACTGCCGATAACTGGATGGTCGTTGAACTCAGCAGTTTCCAGCTTAAGGGAACCGTCCATTTCCGTCCCCGGATTGCAAGTCTGCTTAACGTCACAGAAACGCATTTGGATTATCACGGGGATATGGATGACTATGTCGCTTCCAAGGCTAAAATCTTTGCCAATCAGCTTCCGGATGATGTAGCTGTGCTGAACTGGGATGATCCCGTATGCCGGGAATTGGTTCCTTATATTAAAAGCAGGCTGCTTCCGTTTTCCATGACAGAGAAGCTGGAAGCTGGCGTATACGCCGATCCTCCTTACGTGGATGGAGAAGAGGATGATGTGAAACGCCAGGTGGTATATGCCGACGGTGAAGGGAACCATCACATCGTTATAGACGTTGAAAACATCGGCATTCCGGGACAATTTAATGTGGGGAATGCCCTGGCTGCGGTAGCTATTGCAGTAGCAGCAGGAGCTGATCCAGCTGTGCTTGAGGTCCCCCTGTCCGAGTTCAAAGCAGTTGAGCACCGTTTGGAGTATGTGCTGGAGCATAATGGCGCCAAGTACTACAACAATTCCAAGGCTACCAATTCGAAGGCAACCGTGATGGCACTGAACTCCTTTAAGGAGCCGGTTGTGCTGATCGCCGGAGGACTGGATCGGGGTTCGGACATGATGGAGCTGCTCCCCTTGTTCCAAGAACGGGTAAAAGCGGTCGTTGCGCTCGGCGAAACACGGGAGAAAATCGCCAAGGTCGCCGAACTGGCGGGATTAAAGCAAATTAAGGTCGTCGATAATGAGGATGATGCTGCCCAGACGTTAACCGCTGCAGTACAGGAAGCGTCGCGGCTTGCGGCACCTGGTGATGTAGTACTGCTGTCACCGGCGTGTGCAAGTTGGGACATGTTTGCTTCTTATGAGGAGCGGGGACGCATTTTTAAAGAGGCGGCGCATAACTTGTAAGTAGGGGGGTGGAAAAGCCCCTACTTCCATGCAAGGGGTGGCCTCCTGATGAAACAGACGCGACCGGCGCCGGATATCTGGCTCCTGATTTGTATTGTGGCATTGCTTGCCATCGGCATTATTATGGTCTATAGTGCGGGCTCGGTGCTTGCTTTTCATGACTATGGCGATTCATTTTATTTTGTCAAAAGACAGTTGTTATTCGCAGGACTCGGACTGGCTGCCATGTTTATAACGGCTAATGTGGATTACCGGGTCTGGCGGAAATATGCGAAACCGATATTGATTGCCTGTTTTATTATGCTGATCGCCGTATTAATCCCAGGGATTGGCGTGGTCCGCGGCGGAGCACGAAGCTGGCTCGGCATTGGATCATTTGGTATCCAGCCTTCTGAGTTCATGAAGCTGGGCATGATTTTGTTTTTAGCGCATTGGCTCAGCAAGGAACCGGGGAAAATCAAAACGTTCACAACCGGATTATTGCCCCCGCTTGGATTGATAGGTCTCGCCTTCGGCATTATTATGCTGCAGCCCGATTTGGGGACAGGCACCGTCATGATGGGTGCATCCATGCTGATTATTTTTACGGCAGGCGCGAGAATGAAACATTTGCTGCTGCTTGCTCTTGGGGGAGTCGCAGGGTTTGCCGCGTTGATTGCGGCTGCTCCGTACCGATTGAAGCGAATAACGGCTTTTCTGGATCCATGGTCTGATCCGCTGGGTGCCGGCTATCAAATTATACAATCGTTATATGCAATCGGACCGGGTGGACTGGCAGGCCTGGGCCTGGGGATGAGCCGGCAAAAATACAGCTATGTGCCCGAACCACAAACGGATTTCATATTTTCCATATTGGCTGAAGAGCTCGGGTTTATTGGTGGACTCATTGTACTTCTATTGTTCCTGGTGCTGGTCTGGAGAGGCATGCGAGTGGCGATGACAGTACCAGATGCTTTTGGCAGTTTGCTGGGTGTAGGCATTATCGGTATGGTGGCTGTGCAAGTCATTATCAATATCGGCGTAGTCATCGGACTCATGCCAGTCACCGGAATAACTCTTCCGCTGATCAGTTATGGTGGATCATCCCTGACCTTGATGCTGACAGCATTAGGAATACTGTTAAATTTATCACGTTATGCGAGGTGACTATGCGATGCGAGTCGTACTAAGCGGCGGCGGTACCGGTGGACATATCTATCCGGCCGTTGCCATAGCAAGGCAATGTGAGGCGGAGAATCCCGACTCGACATTTTTATATATTGGAGGGACCCGTGGCCTGGAGAGCAAGTTGGTGCCACAGGAGAACATTCCTTTCCAATCCATTGATATTACAGGTTTTCGCCGGAAGTTGTCCGTGGAGAATCTGAAGACAGTAATGAGATTCATTCAGGGCGTCCGTAAATCGAAGAAGTTGCTCAAGGAATTTAAACCTGATGTGGTTATCGGAACAGGCGGTTATGTATGTGGACCGGTGGTTTATGCAGCTGCCAAACTAGGTATTCCGAGTGTCATTCATGAACAAAATGCAATTCCGGGTTTAACCAACAAGTTCCTCACACGTTATGTGGATACAGTGGCAGTTAGCTTCGAAGGTTCCGAGAAGGCTTTTGCGGGAGCCAAAAGAGTAGTGTACACGGGCAATCCGAGGGCAACCACGGTTGCCAAGGCCAGCCGTGATCGCGGCTTCGCCACACTGGGCGTGCCAATGGACAGCCGGGTTGTGCTGGTGGTTGGTGGCAGCCGCGGGGCAAAAGCAATCAATAAAGCGATGGTGGACATGGCTCCCATGCTTGAGAAGCTGGACAATGTACACGTGGTTTATGTTACGGGTGAATCCTACTTTGACGAAACAAGAGAAGCGATACGCAGTTCACTTGGAACGATGCCAAACCATTTGCATGTGCTCCCTTATGTTCACAACATGCCGGAAGTTCTGGCTTGTACTTCATTGATTGTAAATCGTGCAGGCGCTTCATTCCTGGCCGAAATTACATCACTCGGCATCCCGTCCATTTTGATTCCGTCACCCAACGTGACGAACAACCATCAGGAAGCGAATGCACGTACTCTAGAAGGCGGCGGTGCGTCCGTAACCATGCTGGAGAAGGACCTGTCGGGAAAAGGGCTCTATGAAGCCATTGCCCGGATCATGAATGATGAGTCGGCCCGCAAACGCATGGCCGCTGCGTCTCGGGAGCTTGGCAAGCCGGATGCAGCCGAGGTGCTGGTGAATGAGATTCAAAGGCTTGCTGTACGCAGGTAAAGTGCGTTCTGGGCGATTGTCACACACAAGGCAGGACTGACATAAGATACCGTATAAATTGTGACAATCGTTCCATGGCGCCGCATCACAGTTTTTGTCGTTTAGCAGGGATGGCTTCAATGGATGCTGAACCTAAGAGGCAGGCGTAACGGCAGGAGCATCACATGTCTTTATAGGTGATTGTGGTTGGTGCCAAAAGGAGAGGCCCGGCCGGATCGAAGTTCGGCATGGAAATTCCCAAAAGCGTTTGATGGAGCTGTGTACACTTAACGCTGGTGCTCATGGATCGGATGTGTCAC harbors:
- the murG gene encoding undecaprenyldiphospho-muramoylpentapeptide beta-N-acetylglucosaminyltransferase, translating into MRVVLSGGGTGGHIYPAVAIARQCEAENPDSTFLYIGGTRGLESKLVPQENIPFQSIDITGFRRKLSVENLKTVMRFIQGVRKSKKLLKEFKPDVVIGTGGYVCGPVVYAAAKLGIPSVIHEQNAIPGLTNKFLTRYVDTVAVSFEGSEKAFAGAKRVVYTGNPRATTVAKASRDRGFATLGVPMDSRVVLVVGGSRGAKAINKAMVDMAPMLEKLDNVHVVYVTGESYFDETREAIRSSLGTMPNHLHVLPYVHNMPEVLACTSLIVNRAGASFLAEITSLGIPSILIPSPNVTNNHQEANARTLEGGGASVTMLEKDLSGKGLYEAIARIMNDESARKRMAAASRELGKPDAAEVLVNEIQRLAVRR
- the mraY gene encoding phospho-N-acetylmuramoyl-pentapeptide-transferase, with the translated sequence MDFQVLLLTIGVSFILAVIAAPLLIPLLRRMKFGQQVREDGPQSHLKKSGTPTMGGVVILLAFTLAFLKFSAVKNTDFYVLLVATLGFGLIGFLDDYIKIVFKRSLGLTARQKMLGQLFFSAVMCFLLIQNGHSTAISIPGTSVSFDWTGWFYYPFVVFMMLAITNAVNFTDGLDGLLSGISAIAFGAFAIVAMQATSMPAAVCAAAMIGAVLGFLVYNAHPAKVFMGDTGSLGIGGAIGAVAIVTKTELLFVIIGGVFVIEILSVIIQVVSFKTRGKRVFKMSPIHHHFELSGWSEWRVVITFWAVGAILAALGLYLNKGL
- the murD gene encoding UDP-N-acetylmuramoyl-L-alanine--D-glutamate ligase gives rise to the protein MNHPESYRGQQVVVLGLAKSGVQVAKVLHRAGAKVTVNDKKEREQCPEASELEALGISVVCGGHPDDLIHAGVKLVVKNPGIPYQAPPVQQALSLGIEVVTEVEVAYHLCAAPMIGITGSNGKTTTTTWVGKMLEHAGLKPIVAGNIGTPLSEAAEQATADNWMVVELSSFQLKGTVHFRPRIASLLNVTETHLDYHGDMDDYVASKAKIFANQLPDDVAVLNWDDPVCRELVPYIKSRLLPFSMTEKLEAGVYADPPYVDGEEDDVKRQVVYADGEGNHHIVIDVENIGIPGQFNVGNALAAVAIAVAAGADPAVLEVPLSEFKAVEHRLEYVLEHNGAKYYNNSKATNSKATVMALNSFKEPVVLIAGGLDRGSDMMELLPLFQERVKAVVALGETREKIAKVAELAGLKQIKVVDNEDDAAQTLTAAVQEASRLAAPGDVVLLSPACASWDMFASYEERGRIFKEAAHNL
- the spoVE gene encoding stage V sporulation protein E codes for the protein MKQTRPAPDIWLLICIVALLAIGIIMVYSAGSVLAFHDYGDSFYFVKRQLLFAGLGLAAMFITANVDYRVWRKYAKPILIACFIMLIAVLIPGIGVVRGGARSWLGIGSFGIQPSEFMKLGMILFLAHWLSKEPGKIKTFTTGLLPPLGLIGLAFGIIMLQPDLGTGTVMMGASMLIIFTAGARMKHLLLLALGGVAGFAALIAAAPYRLKRITAFLDPWSDPLGAGYQIIQSLYAIGPGGLAGLGLGMSRQKYSYVPEPQTDFIFSILAEELGFIGGLIVLLLFLVLVWRGMRVAMTVPDAFGSLLGVGIIGMVAVQVIINIGVVIGLMPVTGITLPLISYGGSSLTLMLTALGILLNLSRYAR